The following are encoded in a window of Pectinophora gossypiella chromosome 8, ilPecGoss1.1, whole genome shotgun sequence genomic DNA:
- the LOC126368714 gene encoding uncharacterized protein LOC126368714, producing MSWRAKEETVQRWIESYPELMYESTNHTIYCTKCETNIGCRKSTIKRHVEGVVHKGTPSMSPNDFLFDFIEFLILCNIPWAQVENPSFKNFFQKYMCCACSNRKKLPSESILRKKYLDEIYAKKLATIHSEIVDEKIWISLDETTDFLGRYVVHFLVKPLNSTASKKVYLIACKVLENINGKTISQFVIDCLKNLWGDSYEDKVESVLLLCTDSVAYMLTAGRVLKQHFPNMKHVTCLAHALHRVAEKIRSEYPDVDTLIANGKKIFLKSPSRVKLLKDMYPNLPLPPQPIITRWGTWLAAASYYVKYFDEIKHILTCLRSSEAVSIKNAKNIINKDNIRNDLNFIDENFKIIQIALTNLQKRDRSIVESFQIFDEVRSVVNWSMSSPIQNKLEAVISRNPDIDIIRTFSEQIASGSATDDILIWKFAPLTSVEVERTFSTYKWILNVKRNRLKLANMEKIIVIYFNSTENENAISNVEEIDSENEDDD from the coding sequence ATGAGTTGGCGAGCAAAGGAAGAGACTGTTCAACGCTGGATTGAATCCTATCCTGAACTGATGTACGAGTCCACAAATCATACAATTTACTGTACGAAATGTGAGACTAACATCGGATGTCGAAAGAGCACCATCAAGAGACATGTTGAGGGAGTTGTGCATAAGGGAACACCGTCGATGTCTccaaatgattttttatttgattttatagagTTCCTTATTCTCTGTAATATTCCGTGGGCACAAGTTGAAAACccatcttttaaaaacttttttcaaaaatacatgTGCTGCGCTTGTTCTAATCGAAAAAAGCTGCCCAGTGAATCAAtactcagaaaaaaatatttggacgAAATTTATGCAAAGAAGCTTGCTACAATACACAGCGAGATTGTGGACGAAAAAATATGGATTTCATTGGATGAAACTACTGATTTCTTAGGAAGATATGTAGTGCACTTTTTGGTCAAACCTTTGAACTCTACAGCATCAAAAAAAGTTTACCTAATAGCTTGTAAAGTATTAGAAAATAttaatggaaaaacaatttctcAGTTTGTcattgattgtttgaaaaatctgTGGGGTGACTCCTATGAAGATAAAGTGGAAAGTGTTCTTTTGTTATGTACAGACAGTGTTGCGTACATGTTGACAGCGGGGCGAgttttaaaacaacattttccGAACATGAAGCATGTCACTTGTTTAGCTCATGCTCTCCATCGGGTAGCAGAAAAAATACGTTCTGAATATCCGGATGTAGACACACTGATTGCCAACGGAAAGaaaatttttttgaagtctcCCAGTAGAGTAAAATTGTTAAAAGACATGTATCCCAATTTACCGTTGCCACCTCAACCAATAATAACACGGTGGGGCACTTGGCTTGCAGCAGCCTCTTATTATGTGAAATATTTTGAcgaaattaaacatattttgacaTGTTTGAGAAGTTCAGAAGCAGTCTCAATAAAAAAtgcgaaaaatattattaataaagacaatattcgaaatgatttaaatttcatcgacgaaaattttaaaataatacaaatagcgttgacaaatttacaaaaacgcGATAGATCCATAGTCGAAtcatttcaaatatttgatGAAGTAAGGTCAGTAGTAAATTGGAGTATGAGTTCacctatacaaaataaattagaagcagTCATATCTCGCAATCCGGATATTGATATTATCAGGACGTTTTCAGAACAAATCGCAAGCGGTTCAGCAACTGACgatattttaatttggaaatTTGCCCCGCTGACATCAGTAGAAGTTGAACGGACGTTTTCGACATATAAATGGATATtaaatgttaaaagaaatagattaaagttggcaaatatggaaaagattatcgtaatttatttcaattccacAGAAAACGAAAATGCTATTTCAAATGTTGAAGAAATTgatagtgaaaatgaagatgacGATTGA